TCCTGGTGGTAGGACATActctaaaagagaaaagccagatTCATGTCTGCAGTAAAAAAGTGTGACAGTGCTGGGGCTAGCACTGTATGCTTGATAACATGACAGGTGGAGCTGGCACAGTGGCTATAGCTTGTGTTACATTTGTTTTGCCTCCTCTTTTAGACCATAGATGCTGATGACACTTTGTCCTCTTTGGTTTGCACAGTTCTTTTCTTTATTCACTAGCAATTCTGTCATCTCTTCTTAAGTATCTGAGAACTCTGGGCTTGTTATTACAGGTTCACTGAAACCTACCCTCAATCTATGAGGCTCAGAAATGGGTTGGAAAGCGCAGAAAGAAACAAGTTATGAATATCAGCACAGAGCCCAGCATTGATGTAACATTAAGACTGCCCCATTCTCACTTCTTACTTTTTGTGGCCCAGTATGCCTTGCTAGCACTGATCATTTGAGCATTTGGGCATTGTATCTGCAGTTCCTTTGTACAGCTTTCTGCCCAAACCAAGGCAAGGTGCCCAAGAAAGATTAGTCAAAACAGTATTCAGGCTTGTAAAAGAGAAATTAGGTGTAGTGCTCTGGCAAGGCTGGAGAAATCAGGAGAAATCAGCTTTGGAAGGCACTGAAAAGACCCTGATCTGCTCTTGTATTTGACCAGGGCTAGGCTTACCTCAGAGGTGCTTACTAAAGCTTTTTGCTCAGTGTATGCTGAATTCAGAATGCAGGCACCAGGCCAAGACTGTGGCCAAATGGCAGTAAGTCACACTACCAGAATATCATGAACAGAAGTTCAGTTTTAATCCCTATTTGGCACTTCATACTGGCAAAATGTCCCTTGTCTTGACAGATTTCAGTAAAATCAGGCAATAGATTCAGAAGTTATGGGAAGTTGTACAGTGTCCAACATACTCCTTTATGTTTGCTTTCACCAGTTACTGggtcagaaaataatttcaagaatTTAAAGCATATCTTCAAATGTATCCTAGAGACATTGCAATTGCCATTTTTTATCCCCTTTGTAAAAGAACTGCATTTTTCCCATGCATGCATGTGCCCAGATTTTACTACCTGTGCTCATCTAAAATTCACTGACAGTGAATCATGGGTACGTCATGGGGCTGCATCCAAGTCTTTGAACACATGTAGTCAAAGCTGGATAAAAGGACTGCAGCCTGAGATCCTGGGAGTTTAGGAGAAATTATAACCAAATGCTATACAGACATTCTGTGATAAATTCATCGTTCTTTGGAAGATACAAAGTAATTTCTCAGCTGGACTTAAACCCATAAGAAGTACTATTCAAGAAAGCTATGTTATATATTACAAACTAAGAGAACATTAAGAAAGGTTGTACATGAGACCCAGGTGGAAACCAGCTTGCCCAGCAGTAGGTAATcaaatggaaactgaaaaagcagGTTAGCAAATAAAAAGTCTAGATAAATTTCACTTCAACAAAGTGAAATTTAGAAGAAAgttaggaagaaaagcaaaattcagaaagcaaattgATTATACTGCTTCTGTTATTGCTGCTGACATAGGAAAAGGCTTggactggaaaagaaacatgaattGCTTACTGGTGAACACCCATTACTTTAGATAAAGGAAGTTTGTGTACAGTTCCAAGAACTCTAGTTACATGCAAATTTGAGAGTAAAAGAAGGTAGTCATTTGATCCATAATTTACATTAAGTGCCACCTTTGCtatcatatttatatttatactttCTTATTACTTGTATTCTTTAGAGTGGTGAATGGGAAACTTCACTACAACTTTACTGCCTTAGATAACCTTATGGATCGCCTGTGGGAAAATAAACTAGTTCCAGGTAAGGGCAGATTCCTACCTCCACAACTGTTTACATATGTTTGCCTGTGTTGTGCCATATTCAGAAGATTGTTAGAGAGCTTTGCTACAGCTGATTTTgataaaaaagtctttttttttcctagttatcTTTACCTGTAATGTCTACGTAAATGTAAATAATGTGAGCAAATTTCTGCAAGCATCCATCCAAAGTTCCCTGTGAGCTTTGAATTTATGATGGTAAGTAGTAGTATTGATTGCTGTAGTCATTGTTGAGTAACATGTGAACAACCTCAGATCTGAAATATTCCTGATGGGGACATGTAGAAATGGGGacagaaaatccatttaaaGTTGCTTCTTCATTAACTATTTGATTTAGGTATTGCAATAACCGCTttattaatcaaaaggagattGCATTCAGAATAAAAGGAGACCAgtgttttatgtcttttttttaggATTTGAATTGATGGGGAATccatcagaatattttttagattttgaGGATAAAGAACAGGTAGTAAGATGGAGAAACTTAATTGCACTTCTAGCCCGCAGATACATAGGTaagtttcaaaaaaaccccaccacaaacTAACAACCCcccacaggaattaaaaaagactTGATATTTATTCTGTTGTAATCTCTTTTAACTACCTCTGAAAGTTCAGTATTTTGTGATACATTTCAAGACTCCAGATCGGAAAAGACAGAGTAGACAATGAGATAGTGTCCCCTTTTTTTGGTGTTCCATGCCCAACATCCTGGCTGAGTAATGTGTTCTGGATAGCACCTTTTGCCTGCCACTGAGGGCTAACTTTTGTTACATTGTTGTGGTTGTAAACATGAATACTTCCCACATGCCAGCTTCAAATACCTCTAATGAGACAGAAGCCTCAATTGGGATTAAGGCTAGGTCAGTGATATAACCACAAGGCTGTAACACATATCACCTTCTAacctttcatctttttcatgTATTCCTGCATTTCATCGAAATTGAGAGATCATTTTTGAAACTACCAAAAATCACATGTCCCtcattattaaaaatagttGATACATGTACCCTGTTTTAGCTCTGGGTGTGGACATCACCTGCAGCAGGTGATTGGATTGTCTGGATCATTGACTAACTGAGAGCATAGTCTGAATATGCAGCTTGTTGATAAATGAAGCTTTTCATACAGACAGGTATGGATTGGAGCATGTTGCTAAGTGGAATTTTGAAACATGGAATGAACCAGACCACCATGACTTTGACAATGTGTCTATGACAGTGAAAGGTAAGCATCCTTTGGAGCACTTAATAGTTTAGTAAATTGAGCCAGATCAGTGGGGTGAGGGGAATGGCAGGGTGATACTGAGAAAGGAGAGGTgctggcaaagaaaaaaggtaGATAGGAGAGATAAGGAATGTATAAGGTATGTTTTGTTAAGGTCATATTACTTATTGCAATTTGTTTCTTGCTTAGACAGCAGTATAAATAATGGGATAGTAAAAAAGGGAAAGTGGAACATAAGTTACTCTCACAAGgcacagtttgttttttttatataaagtaaGGTTACTGGGGGTAAGTGACTGAAGGGTGTAGAGAGGAAAACTGTTCATCAGTGACGCCTGCTTTGGGAACCTGTCCTCATAAGACCTATTTGGAAGAACCTTGTAAATGCAGCTGAAGTTAGGGTGTCTTCTCGTGTTGTCAGTGCATAGGAAAGAGAAGACCCATTTTGTGAGGTCCTGCCAATAAACGCAATAATAGGTCAAGATTCTGTTTTGAGTTACTATCTTTGATATCTGGGTCTGCTTGGACTTCAGGATTTCTCAACTATTATGATGCTTGCTCAGAAGGATTAAGAGCAGCCAGTCCTCTGCTAAAATTTGGAGGGCCTGGGGATTCCTTCCACCCCTTACCCAAGTCACCCATATGCTGGAGTCTCCTGTATCATTGCTACAATGGATCCAACTTCTTCACAGGGGAGACTGGTGTAAGGCTAGACTACATCTCTCTCCATAAGAAGGTCAGTCCAAGATTGTCTTTTTAAGGCTACTTTTTAATCAGTTCAATCCAAGTTGTATTATATTCTGATTGATTAAGTTGATTTCCAGATGACTATCCAGCCTAAACCAGAAAGGATTCTAATCCTTTCATTCTGATGAAACTTTGAAAATGTTCAGTTGCAAGTCTTCAACTTAAAGCAAATTTgcctctccctgcttcccaggggAAAACAACTCCTTTGcctcttttccattttgtatTCCAAGAGAAGTTTATGTAAACAGCACAATCTGTAATGGACTAggtaaaaatattaatactgtCTAGCCCATTCCTCCTCAGGGACTCCAGAAAGGTGTTTTCAAAATTCATTTATGTCTGTACAATATATTTGTGTGTTTACAACTGTTGGCTCACTTTCACTAAGCAGATATGAAGTATTTTTGCAGGGATGTGGAAGTTCTCTCTACATCTTGCAGCAAGAAGTAGAAACAGTCAATCAAATTCAGAAGCTGTTTCCAAACTTTTTATCTGTTGCCATATACAATGATGAAGCAGATCCAATGGTTGGATGGTCCATTCCACAACTCTGGCGAGCTGATGTGACTTATGCAGCTATGGTTGTAAAGGTAACTcatttctttaataatcttGTCCCAGTAGGGTTTCCTGATGTGTTAATGAAGTTGCAAAAGTAGACTAACAGTCACTTTTTAATCAGGTACTCAGAATAATAGATACAACAAAAGAAGAACTCCCAATTGATAGAACTGGGGGTTTCCTGAATAGTCTGTTTTGAGTAGctttatttagttttctttatcttccctttaaaaaaaacaagaactaGCCTTCATTATGTTGGAGGTTGTGTAAGGTACTGTAGACAGGTCCCCAGTTAGTGCCACCTGACAATACTGTACCTATTCACAGTCCATGTAATACTACTGATATCATCTGACTACTGGTAGCTATTATCTCTCTTATATGAAACATtatttccctgctccttcctaaGTTTATCTCACCAAGAGACATCAGGTATAATTTAGCTCTCAGCACATGCCCATTTGATTTTTGATACTAACTGTATGTGTGTTCTTATTAATTACTTTTAGTAATTACTGGCCAGAACAGtagaaggagaaaggaatgcTCAGCATTCCTGCTTCTGACAGATATTGTAGCCTGGTCCCAGACCAAGCTCAGCTCTTGCCCCTGCATGGCAGTACTTTGCACTGCAGGCCTGTTGCTTTGTGAGCTACCACCTCATACAACATCCAGAGTCCAAGCACTCCTGTGCAAAGTAGTAATTCCCCAAACTGGGAGCATGTATGTGACCCAGAAATAAGATACTTCCTGTCAGCTGCTTCTGTGGAGACAAAGGCTCACAGCTCCTTTAGGCTGTATACAGAAGTAGTCTTCTCCAAAGCAATGTCAGTGACTGTGAACTGtgaactgtgtccagttctgggctgcgcagttcaggaaggatatcgaggtcctggagcaggtccaaaggagggcaactaggctggtgaagggacttgagcacagatcctatgaggagaggctgagggagctggggctgttcagcctggagaagaagaggctcaggggagacctcatcactctctacaactccctgaaaggaggttgtagccaggtgggggttggtctcttcccaggcaactctcagcaagacaagaggacacagtctcaagttgtgccgggggaggtttaggttggacattagaaggaatttctttaccgagagggtgatcaggaattggaatgggctgcccagggaagtggtggattctccgtccctggagatatttaagaagagactggatgtggcactcagtgccatggtctggtaactgcagtggtagtggatcaagggttggacttgatgatctctgaggtcccttccaacccagccgattccatgattctatgattctatgactacaTTGCAGGGATTTTTTGAGAGCAAACAACAGTGTTTATAATTACATGGTGATATAAAGGGAGAATTAAAGACACATCCAGTGGAAAATTAACACAATTTAATTGTGCTGCAATTATGAGGCCTTTTCAATTGTCAGCTTCCTGaagttctgtttcatttctatACCTGGGCACAGCCTGGTAGAAAGAGATCTTGGAATCTGTGACCCTTTGCAGGAAAACAGCACAGTAACCggtgaaatactggaaaagCCAATTCCATGTTAGAACCAAGTAAGTAAAATGACTTACTGAGGAACAAGAGTACAGGACTGGCTCCCAGACACTTGTGTAATGGGTACAAAGTAACACCAGAACTAGAGAACCATTCAGAGTCAACTCAGGTGGTAAATCCAGGCTACTAATATTCAACACAGAGAAGTATAATCTGTTGTGCAGTAGCcaaggaaatatatttataatttatgtagagtattttaataatttttactgGCAAAACTCTATGTGTGTGCTGCAGATTTTCCAGAGTTTAATGTAGCACCTAATGAAAAGTTTTTCCCAGAGCAGTGAAGAACAGTTTAGTCCTCCACAGTGGCATCTCTTTTCAATATGCTGTaaagattataaaaataatacaggCATCATGTGCTTAGTGGATTTTCTCCCAGGAAAAGTTCCCTCTTCTCTGTGACTTTGCAGGTAATCATCCAGCATCAGAACCTGCTGATTTCCAGAGCCAACAACACCATTAACTACACACTGCTGAGTAATGACAATGCCTTCTTGAGCTACTACCCTCATTACTTCACCCAGAGGACTCTGACAGCACGTTTTCAGATGAACAACACAAAGCCACCTCATGTCCAGATGGTGCGGAAACCAGTGCTGACTGTCATGGGCTTGCTGGCACTGCTAGGTATAGTAACCACTGATAAAAGAGAACACCAAGAGCCTCTTCTAACTAGAGGCTTGTTGCCTAAGACTGATTATTTCAGCCATCTCACCACTGATAAAAGCAGGATTTCTCCTACCCATTGTTTTTTGGCCATGCTAAGAAATTGAAATTTCATTTAGTCTGAGAAATTAATAGGTTAGGAGATGTCTCTGACAGTGTATTATCCATTTAActtaatttattgttttgtttataCCCTCTGTATGCCAATCATTCCTTTGTTGTTGACTGGTACTTCCCTGTTGTGCCATCACTGCAGGATGCAAATGTCTTTAAATAATCCCCATAGCTGGTGGACCATGAAGCATTTTAAAGGACGATCATAATTAACTGTTACATGCTTAGATGTTGCTAGAtgaactgcttttttttaacttttacaaCTGCTATTGTAAAATAATCCTTACTGAATGTTATACCTGGTAAAATGGCAGTATCAATGGGAGatgattctttttatttaaagttttgcTTCAAGCTAAAGTGTCATGAAATGGCAATTGCTGTCTGGTAAAATATGTTAGAACATAGCTTAACCTATAGATTCCTGTGTTTTGACCCTTCCTGTATTAGTAGGTGATACAAGACTGACTCATAGTGATGCTTACAGACTTgtcacattttttaaaggagaaaagcagatttttgcaGAGGTAAACAGCATTGAAAGTGGAAGCACTCAAAACAGCACAATTGGTGTCCTGGCATCTGTGCACATCCCAAATAAGATGCAACCCTCAGACAGCTGGCAAGCTACTCTACTGATTTATTCAAGTGAGGATAACAGGACTTCATCCAACATCAGCGCTGTCAGAGTGAATGCCACCCACTTCCCCAAATTTAGAGGTAAATACCATGTAGGCAGCTCACAATTATCTTTAGGATAGAAcatctgctgagctgcttttctttgcaacAGTGAGCTTCATTTGCTAACTTTCTCATCCTCTGAGTACTCCCAGATTTTCTGAGATATGATGGTGCTCTTCTAGAAAAGTTTCTTTCTTAATGCCTTCTCTTAGATGCTATCCTTAGTAGCTGCTGTAACTGCCTCCTCTTGGAAAGCTATAAATCTCAGTGGTTTTGGCTGAATATTCCTAGTTCCCTACTGGGATGACACCAAGACAGCCAACAGGACCACATGATGCAGTTGGTGCAGTTGTCAAACAAATGTGTGGAGCACCTTAGCAAAAAATAAGAAGGTTTCCATTCTGGTTATGGGAGTATAGCTTGACATTTTAATTGGGCAAATGCAAATTGTAAAGCATTGTAAGAGTGCTAACTTCATAAGTTTGTAGTGGAAGACAAGCTTCCAAATGCTGAAATGACTTTTGAGAAGGTAGACTTAAACACCTTCTGctacatttattcttttttacctttaaatTGAAGTAAAGAGTTTACTCTCTTTCATTTGTGTTCCTAAAGACCTGGTATATGTGACGTATTACATGGATAACAATCAAACCAATCCCTACCTGAAGTGGAAGGAGCTAGGAAGCCCTGACTTTCCTTCTCCAGAACAGTTCCAGCAAATAAGGGATGCTGAGGTATGACCATATGTTTGCTTGAAGTGTGCTTGTGAGTTGGTTAACTGCaactaaaagagaaaagaaatttgatCAGGTGGTCCGTAGCCCACAGTCATAGGCATTTCGTGTAGATATAAAAATGTACTTGCCATCACACAGAAACGTAGCTCACAGACAAGTGATGCCTTTGCCTTTGTTATACAAGAGACTGAATGCAGAGGACCAGCTTCTTTCCTTACCCTTAACGAAGGAGGCAGGGTTGTTCCAGAGCTAGTTCACCGTCTCTGAAACTTCAGTGGGCTTTGAGACCCTTTCTGTTCTGTCTCCCCATATAAGTCATGTGTGTGTAGCAGAAGGGCCAAACTGCTGCATTAGAGAATTGGAATGACACAACCCCCCccagtaaagaaaacaaaaagctccCTGAGAGGGAAACTACTCAGTGCAAGTTCAGAAGGCATTTGTCAGGGGCTCTTAGGGAGGCTTGCAGTTTCCCCTCAGCTACTCCAGTTCTGGATGCCCCCCAGGGGGGCCTGAGGAGTAAGTCTTCTCTGAGGGCTCCTTGCCACTGGGAAAAGCCATTCCCAGATCACTTAGTCTGTGTGAGCCTGTCACCTTGCCTCCTGCTCCCATAGTTTCCATATGCATCCAAACCCACAGGTTAAATTAAAGGAAGTCACTTCTGTTCCCTTTGAAGTCCACAGACAGTAACTCGACTCTGATGTACAGTACTCTCTCTGTCTTCCCAGTCATCAGGGAAGTTGTGCCTGTGGGATACTATAGGAACCATTGTGTCTTCCTTCAGCAGGACAGCAACAAGGTTTTAGATACTCCTGGACTATCTGGACCTTACCTTCAGAGACCAGCTGCATGGGTGTTGTAGCTACCAATAGCTTTCACTGCACACTGGGAATCCATAGCTAAGAGGCAGGGGTGTGTTTTGCAATGACCACCAGCCTGAAAGGCATCTATGGAAGGTTACTAAAGGTGACAATTGCACTTTTTGATAATTTGTGCTCAGTGGGCATTTGTGATCAACCCAGTTTGTGAGATAGACAAGGGCCAGAAAATGGGCAAGATGGAAAACTTTGGTCTCCAGCAGCTTGGAGAACTTTGATGGCTGTAGGCCACTTAGCATCAGCGTCACCTCAGTTGGAAATTCACAACCCCCAAGTAAATATGTAGTAATTTTACACTGATGTAACAGTTGGCCTTTAGGTGCTATAATGAAAGATTATTCACAATGCTTCTCTTTGTCTCCAAAGGATCCAGTGACAAAAGGCCCATTCCCAGTTCCTGAAGATGGCATCCTGACACTAAAGCAAGATTTTCCCATTCCCTCCGTTTTTCTTATCCATATCTGTGCAAGACCCAGATCTGTTCCTGATCAAGTAAGTGTTGTATTCTACTGTGATACTAACCAAATCAGAAATTGTTTCCTTCTGGAAGTCTCACTAAGAAGAGCTGGACTAATATTTGTACCTGTTCTTAAAAGTATCATGTAAGACTTCATACGTGCTTTAGTAAGTATCATGTAATTCTTCCCTATTTTGATGAGAAGAGTCTTCACAGCATAATTCAAGATGAAGAATTCCATAGAAAGTTATAGGACccatcactgaaataaatgcaagtTTATCCATGGTGAGAAGGCAATAGTGCTGTGTACTGGAAACCGCAGTATCTTTTTTGAAATCACATTATGTGCTACCAGGCTTGACAGCAGCTCTCCAGTTAGTAACTGATAGCTAATAAGGAAAATGGAATCATGGCTGTCCTGGATTAGTCATCTGTATTTGCACATTCTGTTCCACGCATGTTCATAGTGGTACCCACAGCCTCTAAAGGTCCTTTGCAGGGTTGACAGGTTGGAGTTACAAAGCCAGAGTCAGGAACTTTGTTTTTATCCCAAATCTCAGTGAAAAGAATAATTAGTAAGGAAAGGTGAACACAGAAGTCTGACCTGGCTGATTAGTTTGCATCATTTTCTTACATGAGTGTGTGTCTTTGGACAGGTGGCAGGTGTTCGTTTGATCCCTCTCACAAAGGGGCAGGTGATTGTGTTGTGGGACGATGGCTGTGTAAATTCCAAGTaagtagcttttaaaataaaatggatatACCTGAGTTACCAGCACATTACTCCCTAAGTCATCACCAGTCTTAAAAAGTGATATGAGTTCACAAATTAATGACTATTTGCTCCTTGAGAGATGCTACAGTGCATTTGTCTGACAAAATGAACTGCATTCTGAGTAAGGGAACTGGCCTGTTGCCTGCCAGCATCCAATGGTGTTTTTGAGGGGCTTGCCTTCACCATAACAGACAGGAAGAAACATGGTAAAAGTTACACTACCAGCAGATATCTGGATGTGGTCTTGCACATCCCTTTAAGGGCTGTGAGCTGGAAGACAAAACCTCCAGTTCTTTGCTCCAGCAAGCTGTACTGTGGTGAACACACACCAGTAAAGGACCATGACATCTACTATACTAAACAGGAATCCCTCTGTAGCTGAATTATCAGATATGATCCAGATTACACCCATACTCCCTCAGGAAGATCTCACTGATCTGCTTTTCAAGTCTGTCTCCCTAGATTCTTCAGTCTTGATAACCCTGGTTTGGGACTAAGTGATGCTTTACAGTTTGTGATGCTCCAAGTACCTAATACAGCAAGTTAGCCTAGGTGTTCTCTGAGCTGTTGAAGCCATGGTTCTTTCTAATACTAACAATTCATACCATCCAACTTTTGGCAGGTATGAGTCAACTGCGTATTTCCTATTTTGGGCCTTCTTTGTTGAAAGCACCCTGAGTTTAGAGTTCAGTTGCTCATCATGTTATCTGAGctgtctggttttcttttctagatGTATAAAGACATTTGAAGTGGAGTTCTCAACAAATGGAAAAGCATACCAACGGGTTAATGCCAAAGACACAATATTCACTCTCTGGGTCTACAGTCCAGGTAAAGCAAGAATGTGCATACTGTGTAATCTGTGATGTTAATAGGGCCACTTGTCAGTGTGTGAAATATTATTGAGTAACTACTAAAGATACATTGCATGCTAGTGACACACTCTCTCACTGCAGAGCATGTAGCTTCCTTTAGGACCATGTTCTCAGTGAAACCTTTATTCTCAAGGACAAGCACTAATTGACAAATACTAATGAGGACATTATTGGCAATATTACCATATATAAATCCCTTGTTACAGAAACCAAAGTCACCCAGCTGTGGGTCTGGCAAGCTCCCTGAGAAGCAAAGcagcacttctgtttctatTTGTAGCTGATGTAGGAGcatgcaaaatgagaaaaaaattgttccacATAACCAGAGCTTGGTGTTCTGTTCTTGGTAGTTAACTCACAGCAATTCAAATCTGATCTTTGGGCTCAGTCCCTCACTGGCCATTCCTTTGCCTAAATTTATACAATCCTCTTGGGGTAGAGCAGTAGGAGCAAACTGCCTTGGT
The DNA window shown above is from Calypte anna isolate BGI_N300 chromosome Z, bCalAnn1_v1.p, whole genome shotgun sequence and carries:
- the IDUA gene encoding alpha-L-iduronidase isoform X2, coding for MDRLWENKLVPGFELMGNPSEYFLDFEDKEQVVRWRNLIALLARRYIDRYGLEHVAKWNFETWNEPDHHDFDNVSMTVKGFLNYYDACSEGLRAASPLLKFGGPGDSFHPLPKSPICWSLLYHCYNGSNFFTGETGVRLDYISLHKKGCGSSLYILQQEVETVNQIQKLFPNFLSVAIYNDEADPMVGWSIPQLWRADVTYAAMVVKVIIQHQNLLISRANNTINYTLLSNDNAFLSYYPHYFTQRTLTARFQMNNTKPPHVQMVRKPVLTVMGLLALLGEKQIFAEVNSIESGSTQNSTIGVLASVHIPNKMQPSDSWQATLLIYSSEDNRTSSNISAVRVNATHFPKFRDLVYVTYYMDNNQTNPYLKWKELGSPDFPSPEQFQQIRDAEDPVTKGPFPVPEDGILTLKQDFPIPSVFLIHICARPRSVPDQMYKDI
- the IDUA gene encoding alpha-L-iduronidase isoform X1, with translation MDRLWENKLVPGFELMGNPSEYFLDFEDKEQVVRWRNLIALLARRYIDRYGLEHVAKWNFETWNEPDHHDFDNVSMTVKGFLNYYDACSEGLRAASPLLKFGGPGDSFHPLPKSPICWSLLYHCYNGSNFFTGETGVRLDYISLHKKGCGSSLYILQQEVETVNQIQKLFPNFLSVAIYNDEADPMVGWSIPQLWRADVTYAAMVVKVIIQHQNLLISRANNTINYTLLSNDNAFLSYYPHYFTQRTLTARFQMNNTKPPHVQMVRKPVLTVMGLLALLGEKQIFAEVNSIESGSTQNSTIGVLASVHIPNKMQPSDSWQATLLIYSSEDNRTSSNISAVRVNATHFPKFRDLVYVTYYMDNNQTNPYLKWKELGSPDFPSPEQFQQIRDAEDPVTKGPFPVPEDGILTLKQDFPIPSVFLIHICARPRSVPDQVAGVRLIPLTKGQVIVLWDDGCVNSKCIKTFEVEFSTNGKAYQRVNAKDTIFTLWVYSPGTSVSGFYRVRAIDYWGKAGLSSLPVEYVEALR